The genome window TCAACCATGAGAGCAAAGATCAGTCACTCCGACTGAAGGCAAGCTAGCTAGAGTAATTTTATAAGACGGTAGACTCTATTCTTCAGCAGGGCCTACACCTAGCCCCAACCTGCAATTATGCACGCATACATTGTGAATATACGAGGGGCAGTAACTTGGTAAAATGAGAATGATCTAGAATACCCCAGCCTGACTACTGAAAATACAACTCCTATTTTAAGAGCCAGGAAAGGTGCCTTCATGCATGATATACTAACCTATGTATATCTGGGAGAATAGGTCCCTCTGAGCATCCAAGGAGTGATAGGGTACCAATTTAATCCCATTCTGTTATAAGTCTTGGGGCCAGAATCTCTCTAACCCTTAGATTTCCTATCTTCCCAGGAAGATATTCTCTATCCTTTGGGTTACTATGATGGTGGATAAAGTCATCAAGCAAAGAAGGTAGCAGAGCATCCTGTGCCCAGTAAATAATatgctctctctttccttcctaaaGCAAATCCTTTGAATCCAGCTCCAGCCCCATGGAACTGGGGCCTCCCTGACACCCGAATCTCCCAGGTTTGGGAACAAATATGGTTTTAAGACTTTGAGAGGAAGGGATTTCTAATGATTTGCAAAGCCCAAGGTCTTTCAGCTGAGAGCAGAGAAACTGTGCTTTAAGTGAAGTTTTGAACAGAGACTTCCTGCTCCTGAGAAcgtgggggtgtggggagagtCCAGTCTCCCCAGGGAATGGACTGTACGCTTCCTACCAAGGTCAGCTTCCACAAAACTTGCCCTCTAGCTCTGCATGGCTGGTGATCTCATCCCTGATGGGAGGTTATGCAAAGGGTTATTGGGCACATGTGAGCATCCTCCCCCTGCACGGACCTTCACCGCTAGCCAAGCATGTCACAAATGAGAGGCACCTGGGGAGGAAGTCTTTGGAAAATGTGGCCTCTGCCTGCAGCAAGCCAGGGCAAATGGCTGTTACCAGTCCAGACTAGGGATTGTCTCCTCCAACTCATCCTATGGGAAGACCCACTGCAGTCCAGAGAAATATCAGGAAGTTTGCTGATGTCAGGGGAGAACAGAGACGAGAACCAGAGAGCCCCTATTGGTTGGGGCTCCTTAAAGCAGATGGCACGGTGCCTTCCCACTGGCCACTGTGCCCAAGCCCAGTGCAAATGGCAGGTGGCGGGACTCTGCAGTGAGCCCATCCCAAGGAGACAAGAGAGACTTCCCAGCCCTCTGACCCCCACTCCCACCTGGGAGTCAGTCCCACGTCCACCCGGGTGGTCCTGCAGCCAGCTTTGTCCCGAGCACATCCGAGCTGGAGCTGACTCTGGCATTTGGCTAAGGCCACACTCCAGAGGTTAATCATTGGCCTGGTATGAAAAGTCCAGGGCAATTAACCGGAATCAAGAGAAGCTCAAGCTGCCACCTGACACCCATATTTGTCCCTACCTCCCCAAACCCGCTCCCCCAACTCTTCCGAAGAACTGGAGAAACAGAATACCTTTATCTCCACGAGGAAATAAAAAGGTGCTTTGCTGGGAAATTCCCTCACAGAAAAGAAGGAACCAAGATAAACGGTTCTATTGCCTTTGGCTCAAGCTAGCGAAGGGCGTCTCTGGGAGCAGGAGCGAGGCCAAGGCAGGAAGGGGGGCCTGGGAGATGGGTGCCCGCGCTCCCTGCTGCCTCGAGCCTCCTTATCTTTATGGGTGCTCGTCACTGCCCAGCACGTGTTAACACAGCTTTCTCCTTTCCCCCTCTCATCGTCAAGTCCGTTCCAAAACTGAAAGCCTGGCAAGGTCCATGGGAGAGTGGGAACTCCCCTCTTCACTTCCATCCTCCTCCAGGCTGCAGTCAGGGTCCAGAGGACAGCAGGGGTCAGGCCGGGCCCTGGGAGTCTCAACCTCCCCCAGCCCTAGGCTGTATCCCCAGATGTGACAAGGGCCACACGTGCAACACCCTCTGAGTGGCCTCACCTTGGATTTTCCATCTTTGTCCGTCAGCCTCACCAAGCATTAGGCGGTCACACCTACATGTTTAACCCTGACCCCATAACGGAGTATCTGGGAAAACCTGGGCATGTCACTCAGCATCTCACGATCTTGATTTTTCTTATCCAGGAAGTGGTTGTAATTATATCTGTCCTGTCTCATTTAAAGGGAACTTCTAGAGCTCCAGTGAAGTGGTGTAAATGACAACATTTGAAAAGCAAAGAGCACTCCACAGATAACAAGAATAAGCATGAAGGATAAGCACCTCACCTGGTTTGAGATGGAATACGGGCAGGGAGACAGACTCAGAGCTTGGACTCTGGGGGTCAGATAAAGCAGGGTTCGGTcttccccaccacctccacccccaccctaccTATCCCCACATTTAATGCCTGTGTGGCCTTGAGGAAAGCCCTTAACCTTAAAGCTTTCATCTCCTCCTATGTCACGTGTAGATAAGAATGCTGCCTCTTAGGAGTGATACGAAGTTTAAATGAGATACTGGAGGTGCATTGTTTCACGGGTACATCATGGAATGCGGTGCGAGGACCGTTGGCAGTGGTTGCGACCACGCGGCCTCTGTGCATCTCTGTTTACTCGTGTGACAGGCCATAAATTATGCCagccccctccacctcccagggATGTAGGGAGGGCAGCTGGAGCAGAGAGGTGGAGACACTTCTTGGTAGTAACCAATGATCTGGGGAGCTGTTCCTGAGATCTTAGGGATCTTGCCCAGGACGGTGCCTACCCCCAACCCCCCGCGGGTGGGGAAACAGGAAATGACGCACGTGTGTCCCTATCCCAAAGGAAGTGGCAACTTAGCTGAAAAAATGAAAGTCTACCTATCCCTACTAAAGAACAAAAGGCATTGTGAGACCACGGGACTTTGAGCTGTGATGGGAAAGGCGGGGCCATTCATTCTTTGATAGGTTTTATGTCCGTTGCTGGAGACGCAGAATTGAACAGGTGTTACAGGGGCCGGAAGGTCAGCTAGTCTTGGACGACAAAGGCGTTTCATCCCCTCGTGCCGCTGTCTTTCAGTAACCACGCAGGACGGTGGCTGGCGGCAGAGACCCGCGGGAGCCCCCAGCGATGTCGTGCCTGTTCCTCGCCTGCCTGCTGGCCATCTTCCCAGGTGCGTCAACCAGGCCCCGGCCGCTCTATGCTACTCCCCTGGGGCCCAGGGATCGGCCCATCCCCAGGGACGTCCAGGCAAGGCTGGCACCCCCTCGGGGAGCAACCACAGACACTGCAGGGAGGATGGGTGGGCCAGCGCCAAGACATCAGGACTAAAAATGGCACTCTCTTGCGTCTGGCCAAGGGTCTTCACTGGGAATAAGGAAAACGAGACCTTGACCTTGAACCAAGCCTCACTCTTGAGTTGCTTTGGGGTTTGGGAGAAATGACTTATATTTGTGCCTGTTGACatttttatctggaaaaaaaagaagaaaagaatctacaaagtattttagaaatataGGGAAATAGCAgataacaaatgaaataatgtagcACTCCACAAGGatggttttaaatatatatatataatatacatatatttatatatttaaataaacataatatatatttaaatgtatataaaatatataatatatataatatataaatatattatacctatttaaatatataaatatatgtatatatgcaagaaatattatacatatatgtatacatgcaagGAGACCACTAAATAAGTTTgccatttgttttcttaatgtggCTATCATTAATGAAATATGATTAAAACCTTAGAATTGTTTAATAATTCTGCAATGTAGCAATTGCCTAACTGCAGCGCCTGGTAGCTAACCCACAGAAGACACATGTCTCAGGAGGGAAAGTTCATGTCCTCAGCATGGACTGTCCAGACCCCCTCAGGAGGCTTTCCCTCCGGCAGCCTCAGAAAGCCCCTGTCTCTGTCCCCACAGTGGTCTCCATGAAGAGTCCCATCTTCGGTCCCGAGGAAGTGACCAGCGTGGAAGGCCGCTCAGTGTCCATCAAGTGCTACTACCCGTCCACCTCCGTCAACCGGCACACGCGCAAGTACTGGTGCCGGCAGGGAGCCCAGGGCCGCTGCACGACCCTCATCTCCTCAGAGGGCTACATCTCTGACGACTACGTGGGCAGAGCCAACCTCACCAACTTCCCGGAGAGCGGCACGTTTGTGGTGGACATCAGCCGTCTCACCCAGAAAGACTCGGGGCGCTACAAGTGTGGCCTGGGCATTAGCAGCCGTGGCCTTAACTTCGATGTGAGCCTGGAGGTCAGCCAAGGTAAGGGCTCAGGCTCTTTAGATTTCTGAGGAGAGCGAGAGGGGGGAAGGATTTCCCGAGAGGGCAGGGTGTCCTGGCATGGGGAAGGCTGTGGGTCCATCCAGAGCCTTCCATTTGCACAGTAGAAGGTGGGAATGAGACAGATGGGACCTACTTGGACAGGTGGAGGGCAGATGGGCCACTCTAGGTCTTAAGAGCCTGACACGGTTCTGGTTTTACTAAAGCTCTAGCTTAGAAGAGCGTGAGGAGAACAAGTTCTCTCCTCATATTTGTTGCAGGTGGGACCAGAGGTCCAGGAGCAGGGGGAGATTCGTAGGCATCCTTAAGTTCTGCTGTTAGAGCACCCTTCACATCAAGACCTTGGGCCACCAGACTTCTTTTAACATGTATTCTCTTACCTGATCTCCAGTAGTCCCTCAGAAGTCTCCGCATAAATTAAATGATCAGTTCTTGTCCAAAGACCATAAGATTGGATGTAACAAATGCACAAGTATCGAGAGAGAACAGAGCAGGGAGAGATGAGTGCCAGcttgggaaggcttcctggagggggcAGCAGAAAAGCTGGgctttggaagacagattctgATGCTGTCTCTCCGGGAAAGAGGGCCCTCTGGGTGATAAGCATACCCAGCCCTCATCAGAAACATTGAGGAAGTGAACTGTGTGGAAGGCAGCTCAGCATCCTATGACgcaagaaagaaaaccacaactTGTTCCCCACCCTTCACCCTGCAGATCCTGCACAGGCAAGTGATGCCCACGTCTACACTGTAGACCTGGGCAGGACCGTGACCATCAACTGCCCTTTCACGCGTGAGAATTCTCAGAAGATAAAATCTTTGTGCAAGAAGACAAGCCAAGACTGTTTCCAAGTTATTGACTCCACCGGGTATGTGAGCAACAGCTATAAAGACAGAGCACATATCAGTATCCTGGGTACCGACACATTAGTGTTCAGTGTTGTTATCAACCGAGTCAAGCTCAGCGATGCTGGGATGTATGTCTGCCAGGCTGGGGACAATGCCAAAGCCGATAAGAGCAACGTTGACCTCCAGGTGCTGAAGCCCGAGCCTGAGCTGGTTTACGGAGACTTGAGGAGCTCAGTGACCTTTGACTGTTCCCTGGGCCCCGAGGTGGCAAATGTGCCCAAATTTCTGTGCCAGAAGAAGAATGGGGGAGCTTGCAATGTGGTCATCAACACGTTGGGGAAGAAGGCTCAGGACTTCCAGGGCAGGATCCTGTCTGTGCCCAAGGACAACGGCGTCTTCAGTGTGCACATTACCAGCCTGAGGAAAGAGGACGCGGGGTACTACATGTGCGGGGCCCAGCCTGAGGGTCAGCCCCAGGACGGCTGGCCTGTGCAGGCCTGGCAACTCTTCGTCAATGAAGGTGAGACCTGAGAGGCGGAAAGGGGAGAGGTGGGCAGTCTGCAAGTGAGAGCCCCGCTTGGCCCCTCTGAGTCTATCTGACAGCTTCCGTCTGTTGACCATATCTGCTCACTGACGAGCCCTGGACCAGATGCTCTGGGGGCAGCACGAGAGCCCCAAGACTGTGCATGATGGCCTCTGCCTTGTGCGATCTCTTAACTCTTCTTCTCTGTTACCAAAGGCCTTTGATGGCCGCCCCTGATCCTTAGGAATGAGGGGAGTGAAGATCCCGACTGTCTGGGTTTGAGAGAGCCATGGGAAGCACTCTATGTGGAGTCTCCCTGACCCCGGAGCAGGATGGCAGCTCAACCATCACATTCTGGTGGAAGAAGCCTTGGCTTGTGTTGGTCTCATAGCTTACCCAAGTCAACGCCCCGGCTTCCAAAATCTCCCCTCCAACATCTCTTAGGGCTACTTGTTATTCAGCGTGATCTGGTTGAAtccctgccccttcccacccTGGGAGCATTCTGTAGTGAGTTACCGTCTTGAGAAACTGAACCAGTACTTGAAGTTCGTGGTCACTATGCTTGAGGCTTTCCCATAAGGGGCTCCCATTCCctgtccttctttcttcttccagctcagtCCTCACTACCTCCCTCAGCATTTTCGGTCACCTGGGACTCTCCCAGAACCTCAGTTTTAGTTTCTTGAAGATAGACCACGCTTCTCTTGGACATGGCCTTTGTGGCCCTCAATAATTAAATTTATCTGTGCtacatagtatatattttaaatcaaactgttctaaatatattttcttaatttgaagaaaaaaaaacccagttggCCATCTTGTGGGACGAgctaataataaaaagacaaaaactatctAGAGGGAGATTTTATAAGAAGCCCAAGGTGAAAGGCTGATGGTCACTCTTTAAATGCCTTCTGTTCTCTGCTCAGAATAAGGTGGGGAAGGAATAGTGGGGGAGGTCCCTGGAGACCGGGAGAAGGCTCCTGCGCCAGGCTCTGTGACATTCGGAaaggctttttcactttctgaggCTGGTAAGGGGATTGCTCTACACCTCACTTTCCACCCTGGCTGAGCCCACGGGGAGGAGGCTGCTCTGCCCACGCTGAGTTCTCCCATCCCATCTTTGTCTGTGCTTCCAGAGACGGCAATCCCCGCAAGCCCCTCCGTGGTGAAAGGTGTGAGGGGAGGCTCTGTGACCGTATCTTGCCCCTACAACCCGAAGGATGCCAACAGCGCAAAGTACTGGTGTCACTGGGAAGAGGCTCAAAACGGCCACTGCCCAAGGCTGGTGGAGAGCCGGGGGCTGGTGAAGGAGCAGTACGAGGGCAGGCTGGCGCTGCTCGCCGAGCCGGGCAACGGCACCTACACCGTCATCCTCAACCAGCTCACTGAACAGGATGCCGGCTTCTACTGGTGCGTGACCGACGGCGACACGCGCTGGACCTCCACAGTGGAGCTCAAGGTTGTCGAAGGTAAGAGTTGAACTTGGGCAAGAGGGAAGGGAGGCAGCTCCG of Bubalus bubalis isolate 160015118507 breed Murrah chromosome 5, NDDB_SH_1, whole genome shotgun sequence contains these proteins:
- the PIGR gene encoding polymeric immunoglobulin receptor, with the protein product MSCLFLACLLAIFPVVSMKSPIFGPEEVTSVEGRSVSIKCYYPSTSVNRHTRKYWCRQGAQGRCTTLISSEGYISDDYVGRANLTNFPESGTFVVDISRLTQKDSGRYKCGLGISSRGLNFDVSLEVSQDPAQASDAHVYTVDLGRTVTINCPFTRENSQKIKSLCKKTSQDCFQVIDSTGYVSNSYKDRAHISILGTDTLVFSVVINRVKLSDAGMYVCQAGDNAKADKSNVDLQVLKPEPELVYGDLRSSVTFDCSLGPEVANVPKFLCQKKNGGACNVVINTLGKKAQDFQGRILSVPKDNGVFSVHITSLRKEDAGYYMCGAQPEGQPQDGWPVQAWQLFVNEETAIPASPSVVKGVRGGSVTVSCPYNPKDANSAKYWCHWEEAQNGHCPRLVESRGLVKEQYEGRLALLAEPGNGTYTVILNQLTEQDAGFYWCVTDGDTRWTSTVELKVVEGEPSLKVPKNFTAWLGESLKLSCHFPCKFYSFEKYWCKWSNRGCSALPTQNDGPSQAFVSCDQNSQVVSLNLDTVTKEDEGWYWCGVKEGPRYGETAAVYVAVESRVKGSQDAKQVKAAPAGAAIQSRAGEIQNKALLDPSFFEKESEKDAAGGPGAPADPGRPTGYSGSSKALVSTLVPLALVLVAGVVAIGVVRARHRKNVDRISIRSYRTDISMSDFENSRDFEGRDNMGASPEAQETSLGGKDEFATATEDTVEREEPKKAKRSSKEEADEAFTTFLLQAKNLASAATQNSPTEA